The Toxorhynchites rutilus septentrionalis strain SRP chromosome 3, ASM2978413v1, whole genome shotgun sequence genome includes a region encoding these proteins:
- the LOC129779400 gene encoding uncharacterized protein LOC129779400 — MKTFVLLGLATLLVLGSAAEVKNAEKTKHVAPVDKKQDKRQILLDGGLGLGGLSSLGGSSLGLSSIGGSSLGGISSIGGSSLGYSSLGGSSLGGISSLGGSSLGGISSLGGSSLGLSSIGGSSLGGISSLGGSGLGLSTIGGSSLGGISSIGGSSLGGLGSGISSIGGAGIGLGLGSGIGGVGLHPAHERTYTSVKTVAIPHPVERQIPVPVERQVPVPVQVPVARPYPVVKTVQYPVREQVRVPVHVPQPYPVERQVPVPVQVPVPRPVPVQVPVPQPYPVERRVPVPVQVQVPQPYPVVKHVQVPYRVTVPVQHPVPVERVVTYPVHVPVERPVPVTVRKPVPVQVDRPVPVQVVQNVPVPVQVPVERQVPVRVDRPVPVPVQVRVPQPYPVVRTIPFPVERQVHVPVSVPVERPVPVTVERQVPVEVHRHVPVPVHHQVSHIGLGDASLGGSSLGLGLGGSSLGGSIGEGLGGFGGSLGGFGGSLGGLSTLGAGSIGSGSIGLSSGSIGLSSGSIGLSSGSIGHSSGSLGLGSGSLGLSSGLTSIGSDSISVSSIGSGSIGSGSLGVSSLGGSSIGVSSIGHDLH, encoded by the exons ATGAAAACATTT GTGTTGTTAGGTCTAGCCACTCTGTTGGTCCTAGGCTCTGCGGCTGAGGTCAAGAACGCCGAGAAGACTAAGCATGTCGCTCCAGTGGACAAGAAACAGGACAAGCGCCAAATCCTTCTTGACGGTGGTCTTGGCTTGGGAGGACTGAGCTCTCTGGGCGGAAGCAGCTTGGGACTCAGCAGCATTGGTGGAAGCAGCCTCGGAGGAATCAGCTCTATCGGTGGAAGCAGCCTGGGATACAGCTCTCTGGGTGGCAGCAGCTTGGGTGGCATTAGCTCTTTGGGCGGAAGCAGCTTGGGCGGTATTAGCTCTCTGGGCGGTAGCAGCTTGGGACTCAGCAGCATTGGAGGAAGCAGCCTGGGAGGAATCAGCTCTCTGGGTGGAAGCGGTTTGGGACTCAGCACCATTGGAGGAAGCAGCCTTGGCGGAATCAGTTCTATCGGTGGAAGCAGCTTGGGTGGATTGGGCTCTGGTATCTCCTCTATTGGTGGAGCCGGTATCGGACTTGGTCTTGGAAGCGGAATTGGCGGCGTTGGTCTGCACCCAGCTCATGAGAGAACCTACACCTCGGTCAAAACTGTTGCCATCCCACACCCAGTTGAGAGACAAATCCCAGTCCCAGTTGAGAGACAGGTTCCAGTCCCAGTGCAGGTTCCAGTTGCACGACCATACCCAGTCGTCAAGACCGTTCAGTACCCAGTCAGAGAACAAGTCCGTGTGCCAGTCCATGTTCCACAGCCCTACCCAGTTGAGAGACAAGTTCCAGTTCCAGTCCAGGTTCCAGTCCCACGTCCAGTCCCAGTGCAGGTCCCAGTGCCACAACCCTACCCAGTTGAGAGACGCGTTCCAGTCCCAGTGCAAGTTCAAGTGCCACAACCCTACCCAGTCGTGAAACATGTCCAGGTGCCATACCGTGTCACTGTCCCAGTCCAGCACCCCGTCCCAGTTGAACGTGTCGTCACCTATCCAGTTCATGTACCAGTAGAACGCCCAGTTCCAGTCACCGTTCGCAAGCCAGTTCCTGTACAAGTTGATAGACCAGTGCCAGTCCAGGTTGTCCAGAATGTCCCAGTCCCAGTTCAGGTTCCAGTTGAACGTCAGGTTCCAGTGCGCGTTGACAGACCAGTACCAGTTCCAGTCCAGGTTCGCGTTCCACAGCCCTACCCAGTTGTCAGAACTATCCCCTTCCCAGTTGAGAGACAGGTTCATGTTCCAGTCAGTGTTCCAGTTGAGCGCCCAGTGCCAGTCACCGTCGAAAGACAAGTTCCAGTCGAAGTCCACAGACACGTTCCAGTCCCAGTGCACCATCAGGTTTCCCACATTGGTCTTGGTGATGCTTCCCTCGGAGGCTCATCCCTTGGCTTGGGTCTAGGCGGCTCTTCCCTTGGCGGATCTATTGGTGAAGGTCTCGGTGGATTTGGTGGTTCCCTCGGTGGATTTGGTGGTTCCCTCGGCGGACTTTCTACTCTTGGAGCCGGTTCCATCGGATCTGGATCAATCGGACTCAGCTCTGGATCAATTGGACTTAGCTCAGGATCAATCGGACTTAGCTCTGGATCAATCGGACATAGCTCTGGATCGCTCGGTCTGGGATCCGGATCGCTCGGACTTAGCTCTGGCTTGACCTCCATCGGAAGCGACTCCATCTCAGTTTCCTCTATCGGATCTGGTTCCATTGGATCCGGTTCTCTGGGAGTTTCCTCCCTCGGAGGTTCCTCCATCGGAGTATCCTCGATTGGTCACGATCTGCACTAA